Proteins encoded together in one Larus michahellis chromosome 4, bLarMic1.1, whole genome shotgun sequence window:
- the MYLK3 gene encoding myosin light chain kinase 3 isoform X4 — protein MIKAKDKPEESGAKPKHVLSNRGTQTESKKPLEETKSGKKLDENKGAREKVNTSSAVAHKADSKPQVKERTAQQQAVEGAGKTHSSKSCQQPKDVGVKTLNQHNGLPFVNQDHVGNQNVPAKAHDMDRAPRLDECHGQLAHQKLRENENKPPLSSAASREAVPSTSRAISDTGCEVTRTRISINVHMTEMKEKIEMTKEGNLNDRRGKSSKVKSPSSTAAEAEGVEQPPDKLKLQQSPKNISTEPNQEVKRDNKQNELAPQTGKQQPLLSKPKSGKKAEEKSELKCKPITSQNTSTKEPTKDLGVEVKIHQETAKAEESLTDTSSERRESESASSGGSEKGARQCTGMAPEENKSLEASKELPTQDEMIIDDSPSPPAPFEHRIVSVKQTEVTTCYSVCHHEVLGGGRFGQVHKCTEISTGLNLAAKIIKVKGAKEREEVKNEINIMNQLNHVNLIQLYDAFEAKNNITLVMEYLDGGELFDRITDENYNLTELDAILFTKQICEGVHYLHQHYILHLDLKPENILCVNHTGNQIKIIDFGLARRYKPREKLKVNFGTPEFLAPEVVNYDFVSFPTDMWSVGVITYMLLSGLSPFLGETDAETMNYVVNCNWDFDAEAFEQLSEEAKDFISRLLVKEKSCRMSATQCLKHEWLDNLPAKAKKSKLRLKSQLLLQSYLAQRKWKKHFYVVAAANRLKRFQSMSVKLA, from the exons GCCAAAGATAAGCCTGAGGAGAGCGGTGCAAAACCTAAGCATGTGCTTAGTAACAGAGGAACCCAAACTGAAAGCAAGAAGCCTCTGGAAG AGacaaaaagtgggaaaaagcTGGATGAAAACAAGGGAGCACGTGAGAAGGTGAACACTTCTAGTGCTGTAGCCCACAAAGCTGACTCCAAGCCCCAAGTTAAAGAGAGGACAGCGCAGCAGCAAGCAGTAGAAGGTGCTGGCAAAACACACAGCTCTAAGAgctgtcaacagccaaaggaCGTTGGTGTCAAAACTCTGAATCAACACAACGGTCTTCCCTTCGTAAATCAAGATCATGTAGGCAACCAAAATGTTCCCGCTAAAGCACACGATATGGACAGAGCCCCGCGCCTGGATGAGTGCCACGGGCAGCTTGCTCACCAGAAACTCAGAGAGAATGAAAACAAACCTCCATTGTCGAGTGCGGCATCCCGGGAAGCTGTACCCTCCACATCCCGGGCTATATCTGACACAGGGTGTGAGGTGACACGTACCAG GATATCCATCAATGTACATatgactgaaatgaaagaaaagattgaGATGACCAAGGAAGGAAACTTAAATGATCGCAGAGGTAAAAGTTCCAAAGTAAAATCCCCATCctccacagcagcagaagcagaaggagtCGAACAGCCGCCTGACAAATTAAAACTTCAACAGAGTCCTAAAAACATCAGCACTGAGCCAAATCAAGAAGTGAAACGGGACAATAAGCAAAATGAACTTGCACCTCAAACAGGGAAGCAACAGCCATTACTGAGCAAACccaagtcaggcaaaaaagctgaagagaaatCAGAATTAAAATGCAAGCCCATAACCTCACAGAATACCTCTACAAAGGAGCCTACGAAAGATCTGGGAGTAGAAGTGAAAATCCATCAAGAAACTGCAAAAGCAGAAGAATCCCTGACGGATACCAGTTCTGAGAGGAGAGAATCTGAGTCTGCGTCTTCAGGGGGAAGTGAAAAAGGTGCCCGTCAGTGTACAGGAATGGCACCAGAGGAGAATAAGTCATTGGAAGCTAGCAAAGAGCTTCCCACACAGGATGAAATGATCATTG ATGACAGCCCTTCTCCTCCGGCTCCTTTCGAACACCGCATAGTGAGTGTCAAGCAAACCGAGGTGACAACGTGCTACTCGGTGTGTCATCACGAAGTACTGGGGGG GGGACGTTTTGGGCAAGTTCACAAGTGCACGGAAATATCCACTGGTCTCAACCTGGCAGCCAAAATCATAAAAGTGAAAGGAGCAAAAGAGAGG gaggaagtaaaaaatgaaattaacatcATGAACCAATTAAATCATGTGAATCTGATCCAGCTTTATGATGCTTTTGAAGCCAAAAATAATATCACTTTGGTCATGGAATA TCTTGATGGTGGTGAATTATTTGACCGGATCACAGATGAAAACTACAATTTAACTGAGTTGGATGCAATCCTGTTTACCAAACAGATTTGTGAAGGAGTTCACTACTTGCACCAGCATTATATTCTCCATTTAGATCTGAAG CCTGAAAACATACTATGTGTAAATCACACAGGAAACCAGATTAAAATTATTGACTTTGGATTAGCAAGGAG GTACAAACCTCGTGAGAAACTGAAGGTTAATTTTGGAACTCCAGAGTTCCTGGCTCCTGAAGTGGTGAACTACGACTTTGTTTCCTTCCCAACAGACATGTGGAGTGTAGGCGTCATCACGTATATGTT gcttaGTGGCCTGTCCCCATTCCTGGGAGAAACGGATGCAGAGACAATGAATTATGTGGTCAATTGCAACTGGGATTTTGATGCAGAAGCATTTGAACAGCTATCAGAGGAAGCTAAAGACTTCATTTCCAGATTACTTGTGAAGGAGAAAAG CTGCCGGATGAGTGCAACACAGTGCCTGAAGCACGAGTGGTTGGACAATCTGCCTGCCAAAGCCAAGAAGTCCAAGCTCCGTCTGAAGTCCCAGTTGTTGCTGCAGAGTTACCTGGCTCAAAGAAAATGGAAG aaacatttttatgtgGTGGCTGCTGCTAACAGGCTGAAGAGATTTCAGAGTATGTCTGTGAAGCTTGCGTAA
- the MYLK3 gene encoding myosin light chain kinase 3 isoform X2, giving the protein MGTLYQESSLHRSLRLSMGGFCVSDYIERFTAKDKPEESGAKPKHVLSNRGTQTESKKPLEETKSGKKLDENKGAREKVNTSSAVAHKADSKPQVKERTAQQQAVEGAGKTHSSKSCQQPKDVGVKTLNQHNGLPFVNQDHVGNQNVPAKAHDMDRAPRLDECHGQLAHQKLRENENKPPLSSAASREAVPSTSRAISDTGCEVTRTRISINVHMTEMKEKIEMTKEGNLNDRRGKSSKVKSPSSTAAEAEGVEQPPDKLKLQQSPKNISTEPNQEVKRDNKQNELAPQTGKQQPLLSKPKSGKKAEEKSELKCKPITSQNTSTKEPTKDLGVEVKIHQETAKAEESLTDTSSERRESESASSGGSEKGARQCTGMAPEENKSLEASKELPTQDEMIIDDSPSPPAPFEHRIVSVKQTEVTTCYSVCHHEVLGGGRFGQVHKCTEISTGLNLAAKIIKVKGAKEREEVKNEINIMNQLNHVNLIQLYDAFEAKNNITLVMEYLDGGELFDRITDENYNLTELDAILFTKQICEGVHYLHQHYILHLDLKPENILCVNHTGNQIKIIDFGLARRYKPREKLKVNFGTPEFLAPEVVNYDFVSFPTDMWSVGVITYMLLSGLSPFLGETDAETMNYVVNCNWDFDAEAFEQLSEEAKDFISRLLVKEKSCRMSATQCLKHEWLDNLPAKAKKSKLRLKSQLLLQSYLAQRKWKKHFYVVAAANRLKRFQSMSVKLA; this is encoded by the exons GCCAAAGATAAGCCTGAGGAGAGCGGTGCAAAACCTAAGCATGTGCTTAGTAACAGAGGAACCCAAACTGAAAGCAAGAAGCCTCTGGAAG AGacaaaaagtgggaaaaagcTGGATGAAAACAAGGGAGCACGTGAGAAGGTGAACACTTCTAGTGCTGTAGCCCACAAAGCTGACTCCAAGCCCCAAGTTAAAGAGAGGACAGCGCAGCAGCAAGCAGTAGAAGGTGCTGGCAAAACACACAGCTCTAAGAgctgtcaacagccaaaggaCGTTGGTGTCAAAACTCTGAATCAACACAACGGTCTTCCCTTCGTAAATCAAGATCATGTAGGCAACCAAAATGTTCCCGCTAAAGCACACGATATGGACAGAGCCCCGCGCCTGGATGAGTGCCACGGGCAGCTTGCTCACCAGAAACTCAGAGAGAATGAAAACAAACCTCCATTGTCGAGTGCGGCATCCCGGGAAGCTGTACCCTCCACATCCCGGGCTATATCTGACACAGGGTGTGAGGTGACACGTACCAG GATATCCATCAATGTACATatgactgaaatgaaagaaaagattgaGATGACCAAGGAAGGAAACTTAAATGATCGCAGAGGTAAAAGTTCCAAAGTAAAATCCCCATCctccacagcagcagaagcagaaggagtCGAACAGCCGCCTGACAAATTAAAACTTCAACAGAGTCCTAAAAACATCAGCACTGAGCCAAATCAAGAAGTGAAACGGGACAATAAGCAAAATGAACTTGCACCTCAAACAGGGAAGCAACAGCCATTACTGAGCAAACccaagtcaggcaaaaaagctgaagagaaatCAGAATTAAAATGCAAGCCCATAACCTCACAGAATACCTCTACAAAGGAGCCTACGAAAGATCTGGGAGTAGAAGTGAAAATCCATCAAGAAACTGCAAAAGCAGAAGAATCCCTGACGGATACCAGTTCTGAGAGGAGAGAATCTGAGTCTGCGTCTTCAGGGGGAAGTGAAAAAGGTGCCCGTCAGTGTACAGGAATGGCACCAGAGGAGAATAAGTCATTGGAAGCTAGCAAAGAGCTTCCCACACAGGATGAAATGATCATTG ATGACAGCCCTTCTCCTCCGGCTCCTTTCGAACACCGCATAGTGAGTGTCAAGCAAACCGAGGTGACAACGTGCTACTCGGTGTGTCATCACGAAGTACTGGGGGG GGGACGTTTTGGGCAAGTTCACAAGTGCACGGAAATATCCACTGGTCTCAACCTGGCAGCCAAAATCATAAAAGTGAAAGGAGCAAAAGAGAGG gaggaagtaaaaaatgaaattaacatcATGAACCAATTAAATCATGTGAATCTGATCCAGCTTTATGATGCTTTTGAAGCCAAAAATAATATCACTTTGGTCATGGAATA TCTTGATGGTGGTGAATTATTTGACCGGATCACAGATGAAAACTACAATTTAACTGAGTTGGATGCAATCCTGTTTACCAAACAGATTTGTGAAGGAGTTCACTACTTGCACCAGCATTATATTCTCCATTTAGATCTGAAG CCTGAAAACATACTATGTGTAAATCACACAGGAAACCAGATTAAAATTATTGACTTTGGATTAGCAAGGAG GTACAAACCTCGTGAGAAACTGAAGGTTAATTTTGGAACTCCAGAGTTCCTGGCTCCTGAAGTGGTGAACTACGACTTTGTTTCCTTCCCAACAGACATGTGGAGTGTAGGCGTCATCACGTATATGTT gcttaGTGGCCTGTCCCCATTCCTGGGAGAAACGGATGCAGAGACAATGAATTATGTGGTCAATTGCAACTGGGATTTTGATGCAGAAGCATTTGAACAGCTATCAGAGGAAGCTAAAGACTTCATTTCCAGATTACTTGTGAAGGAGAAAAG CTGCCGGATGAGTGCAACACAGTGCCTGAAGCACGAGTGGTTGGACAATCTGCCTGCCAAAGCCAAGAAGTCCAAGCTCCGTCTGAAGTCCCAGTTGTTGCTGCAGAGTTACCTGGCTCAAAGAAAATGGAAG aaacatttttatgtgGTGGCTGCTGCTAACAGGCTGAAGAGATTTCAGAGTATGTCTGTGAAGCTTGCGTAA
- the ORC6 gene encoding origin recognition complex subunit 6 — MERGAVRRLAARLGLAEPAVVRKAEEYLRLSQVKCTGLMAQMTATSSAVMCLDLAAGFMKQPVDKSYFVKLSGLNKTTYQSSMKSLECLLEVNPRLGMRDLAVQFCCTEAVSTASKILQRYESSLSEAQQMDLDFSKPLFITAALFTACRCLKLKLDKTKMLATSGVKKAIFDRLCNQLEKISQQLREEDVPLAAETPESLQTNLEYCEREDGSEDDEEMPCKRPKTETKQDYEEWKKKILENAAKAQETSRGTVSAVPPSNTTAACS; from the exons ATGGAGCGCGGCGCGGTGCGGCGCCTGGCCGCCCGGCTGGGCCTCGCCGAGCCCGCTGTCGTCAG aaaagctgaagaGTACCTGCGGCTGTCCCAGGTGAAATGCACGGGGCTGATGGCTCAGATGACAGCGACAAGCAGCGCCGTGATGTGCCTGGACCTGGCGGCTGGTTTCATGAAACAACCGGTTGACAAA AGCTATTTTGTTAAACTCTCCGGTTTGAACAAGACGACCTACCAGAGCTCCATGAAGTCTTTGGAGTGTTTGCTAGAGGTCAACCCCAGACTGGGAATGCGAGACTTGGCTGTGCAATTCTGCTGCACAGAGGCAGTGAGCACCGCTTCAAAAATACTACAGAG GTATGAATCCAGCCTCTCTGAAGCACAGCAAATGGACCTTGATTTCTCAAAACCACTGTTCATAACAGCTGCACTATTCACTGCGTGCAG GTGTTTGAAGCTAAAACTGGACAAAACTAAAATGTTGGCTACATCTGGGGTGAAAAAAGCAATATTTGACCGTCTGTGCAATCAGCTGGAGAAGATAAGCCAGCAACTCAGAG aagAAGATGTTCCACTGGCTGCGGAGACACCTGAAAGCTTGCAGaccaacctggagtactgtgagAGGGAAGATG GTTCTGAAGATGATGAGGAGATGCCATGTAAACGGCCTAAGACTGAAACGAAGCAAGACTatgaagaatggaaaaagaaaatcctggaaaATGCTGCTAAGGCACAAGAGACAAGTAGGGGCACTGTCTCTGCAGTGCCACCTAGTAATACCACTGCTGCTTGCTCATAA
- the MYLK3 gene encoding myosin light chain kinase 3 isoform X3 gives MIKDFARIMFPLVIVAGLLRAVIKMAKDKPEESGAKPKHVLSNRGTQTESKKPLEETKSGKKLDENKGAREKVNTSSAVAHKADSKPQVKERTAQQQAVEGAGKTHSSKSCQQPKDVGVKTLNQHNGLPFVNQDHVGNQNVPAKAHDMDRAPRLDECHGQLAHQKLRENENKPPLSSAASREAVPSTSRAISDTGCEVTRTRISINVHMTEMKEKIEMTKEGNLNDRRGKSSKVKSPSSTAAEAEGVEQPPDKLKLQQSPKNISTEPNQEVKRDNKQNELAPQTGKQQPLLSKPKSGKKAEEKSELKCKPITSQNTSTKEPTKDLGVEVKIHQETAKAEESLTDTSSERRESESASSGGSEKGARQCTGMAPEENKSLEASKELPTQDEMIIDDSPSPPAPFEHRIVSVKQTEVTTCYSVCHHEVLGGGRFGQVHKCTEISTGLNLAAKIIKVKGAKEREEVKNEINIMNQLNHVNLIQLYDAFEAKNNITLVMEYLDGGELFDRITDENYNLTELDAILFTKQICEGVHYLHQHYILHLDLKPENILCVNHTGNQIKIIDFGLARRYKPREKLKVNFGTPEFLAPEVVNYDFVSFPTDMWSVGVITYMLLSGLSPFLGETDAETMNYVVNCNWDFDAEAFEQLSEEAKDFISRLLVKEKSCRMSATQCLKHEWLDNLPAKAKKSKLRLKSQLLLQSYLAQRKWKKHFYVVAAANRLKRFQSMSVKLA, from the exons GATTTTGCAAGAATAATGTTCCCCCTGGTCATTGTTGCAGGTTTGCTTAGAGCTGTAATAAAAATG GCCAAAGATAAGCCTGAGGAGAGCGGTGCAAAACCTAAGCATGTGCTTAGTAACAGAGGAACCCAAACTGAAAGCAAGAAGCCTCTGGAAG AGacaaaaagtgggaaaaagcTGGATGAAAACAAGGGAGCACGTGAGAAGGTGAACACTTCTAGTGCTGTAGCCCACAAAGCTGACTCCAAGCCCCAAGTTAAAGAGAGGACAGCGCAGCAGCAAGCAGTAGAAGGTGCTGGCAAAACACACAGCTCTAAGAgctgtcaacagccaaaggaCGTTGGTGTCAAAACTCTGAATCAACACAACGGTCTTCCCTTCGTAAATCAAGATCATGTAGGCAACCAAAATGTTCCCGCTAAAGCACACGATATGGACAGAGCCCCGCGCCTGGATGAGTGCCACGGGCAGCTTGCTCACCAGAAACTCAGAGAGAATGAAAACAAACCTCCATTGTCGAGTGCGGCATCCCGGGAAGCTGTACCCTCCACATCCCGGGCTATATCTGACACAGGGTGTGAGGTGACACGTACCAG GATATCCATCAATGTACATatgactgaaatgaaagaaaagattgaGATGACCAAGGAAGGAAACTTAAATGATCGCAGAGGTAAAAGTTCCAAAGTAAAATCCCCATCctccacagcagcagaagcagaaggagtCGAACAGCCGCCTGACAAATTAAAACTTCAACAGAGTCCTAAAAACATCAGCACTGAGCCAAATCAAGAAGTGAAACGGGACAATAAGCAAAATGAACTTGCACCTCAAACAGGGAAGCAACAGCCATTACTGAGCAAACccaagtcaggcaaaaaagctgaagagaaatCAGAATTAAAATGCAAGCCCATAACCTCACAGAATACCTCTACAAAGGAGCCTACGAAAGATCTGGGAGTAGAAGTGAAAATCCATCAAGAAACTGCAAAAGCAGAAGAATCCCTGACGGATACCAGTTCTGAGAGGAGAGAATCTGAGTCTGCGTCTTCAGGGGGAAGTGAAAAAGGTGCCCGTCAGTGTACAGGAATGGCACCAGAGGAGAATAAGTCATTGGAAGCTAGCAAAGAGCTTCCCACACAGGATGAAATGATCATTG ATGACAGCCCTTCTCCTCCGGCTCCTTTCGAACACCGCATAGTGAGTGTCAAGCAAACCGAGGTGACAACGTGCTACTCGGTGTGTCATCACGAAGTACTGGGGGG GGGACGTTTTGGGCAAGTTCACAAGTGCACGGAAATATCCACTGGTCTCAACCTGGCAGCCAAAATCATAAAAGTGAAAGGAGCAAAAGAGAGG gaggaagtaaaaaatgaaattaacatcATGAACCAATTAAATCATGTGAATCTGATCCAGCTTTATGATGCTTTTGAAGCCAAAAATAATATCACTTTGGTCATGGAATA TCTTGATGGTGGTGAATTATTTGACCGGATCACAGATGAAAACTACAATTTAACTGAGTTGGATGCAATCCTGTTTACCAAACAGATTTGTGAAGGAGTTCACTACTTGCACCAGCATTATATTCTCCATTTAGATCTGAAG CCTGAAAACATACTATGTGTAAATCACACAGGAAACCAGATTAAAATTATTGACTTTGGATTAGCAAGGAG GTACAAACCTCGTGAGAAACTGAAGGTTAATTTTGGAACTCCAGAGTTCCTGGCTCCTGAAGTGGTGAACTACGACTTTGTTTCCTTCCCAACAGACATGTGGAGTGTAGGCGTCATCACGTATATGTT gcttaGTGGCCTGTCCCCATTCCTGGGAGAAACGGATGCAGAGACAATGAATTATGTGGTCAATTGCAACTGGGATTTTGATGCAGAAGCATTTGAACAGCTATCAGAGGAAGCTAAAGACTTCATTTCCAGATTACTTGTGAAGGAGAAAAG CTGCCGGATGAGTGCAACACAGTGCCTGAAGCACGAGTGGTTGGACAATCTGCCTGCCAAAGCCAAGAAGTCCAAGCTCCGTCTGAAGTCCCAGTTGTTGCTGCAGAGTTACCTGGCTCAAAGAAAATGGAAG aaacatttttatgtgGTGGCTGCTGCTAACAGGCTGAAGAGATTTCAGAGTATGTCTGTGAAGCTTGCGTAA
- the MYLK3 gene encoding myosin light chain kinase 3 isoform X1, with protein MSAGGLDLAEGNALTKLQPTKVNNLSMVDKKLYLLNEKMDKLLHFQEDLTGKLQRVNKGIDDVEKGINKLTVSRAAPDETDAMKKGLKVSDGTHQADIQSICSEVLKLMKAAQLDASKHKERLAKIEKRVDTLDKVITFVGEVLKNSKVVDFILKGIVPWKKGSLLEILVEAKDKPEESGAKPKHVLSNRGTQTESKKPLEETKSGKKLDENKGAREKVNTSSAVAHKADSKPQVKERTAQQQAVEGAGKTHSSKSCQQPKDVGVKTLNQHNGLPFVNQDHVGNQNVPAKAHDMDRAPRLDECHGQLAHQKLRENENKPPLSSAASREAVPSTSRAISDTGCEVTRTRISINVHMTEMKEKIEMTKEGNLNDRRGKSSKVKSPSSTAAEAEGVEQPPDKLKLQQSPKNISTEPNQEVKRDNKQNELAPQTGKQQPLLSKPKSGKKAEEKSELKCKPITSQNTSTKEPTKDLGVEVKIHQETAKAEESLTDTSSERRESESASSGGSEKGARQCTGMAPEENKSLEASKELPTQDEMIIDDSPSPPAPFEHRIVSVKQTEVTTCYSVCHHEVLGGGRFGQVHKCTEISTGLNLAAKIIKVKGAKEREEVKNEINIMNQLNHVNLIQLYDAFEAKNNITLVMEYLDGGELFDRITDENYNLTELDAILFTKQICEGVHYLHQHYILHLDLKPENILCVNHTGNQIKIIDFGLARRYKPREKLKVNFGTPEFLAPEVVNYDFVSFPTDMWSVGVITYMLLSGLSPFLGETDAETMNYVVNCNWDFDAEAFEQLSEEAKDFISRLLVKEKSCRMSATQCLKHEWLDNLPAKAKKSKLRLKSQLLLQSYLAQRKWKKHFYVVAAANRLKRFQSMSVKLA; from the exons ATGTCTGCGGGTGGCTTGGACCTTGCAGAGGGAAATGCCCTGACCAAGTTACAGCCTACAAAAGTGAACAATTTAAGTATGGTGGACAAAAAACTCTATCTCTTGAATGAAAAGATGGACAAACTGTTGCATTTCCAAGAAGATCTGACAGGCAAACTGCAGCGAGTTAACAAAGGCATTGATGATGTAGAAAAAGGCATTAACAAGCTAACAGTATCCCGAGCAGCTCCTGATGAGACAGATGCAATGAAAAAAGGCCTAAAGGTATCGGACGGTACTCACCAGGCTGATATCCAGAGCATATGCTCAGAAGTGTTGAAATTGATGAAAGCTGCCCAGCTAGATGCCTCAAAGCATAAGGAGAGGCTGGCAAAGATAGAGAAAAGGGTTGATACACTGGATAAAGTTATTACATTTGTGGGAGAAGTATTAAAAAATTCTAAAGTAGTGGATTTCATTCTCAAAGGCATTGTGCCCTGGAAGAAGGGGAGTCTGCTGGAAATCCTTGTtgag GCCAAAGATAAGCCTGAGGAGAGCGGTGCAAAACCTAAGCATGTGCTTAGTAACAGAGGAACCCAAACTGAAAGCAAGAAGCCTCTGGAAG AGacaaaaagtgggaaaaagcTGGATGAAAACAAGGGAGCACGTGAGAAGGTGAACACTTCTAGTGCTGTAGCCCACAAAGCTGACTCCAAGCCCCAAGTTAAAGAGAGGACAGCGCAGCAGCAAGCAGTAGAAGGTGCTGGCAAAACACACAGCTCTAAGAgctgtcaacagccaaaggaCGTTGGTGTCAAAACTCTGAATCAACACAACGGTCTTCCCTTCGTAAATCAAGATCATGTAGGCAACCAAAATGTTCCCGCTAAAGCACACGATATGGACAGAGCCCCGCGCCTGGATGAGTGCCACGGGCAGCTTGCTCACCAGAAACTCAGAGAGAATGAAAACAAACCTCCATTGTCGAGTGCGGCATCCCGGGAAGCTGTACCCTCCACATCCCGGGCTATATCTGACACAGGGTGTGAGGTGACACGTACCAG GATATCCATCAATGTACATatgactgaaatgaaagaaaagattgaGATGACCAAGGAAGGAAACTTAAATGATCGCAGAGGTAAAAGTTCCAAAGTAAAATCCCCATCctccacagcagcagaagcagaaggagtCGAACAGCCGCCTGACAAATTAAAACTTCAACAGAGTCCTAAAAACATCAGCACTGAGCCAAATCAAGAAGTGAAACGGGACAATAAGCAAAATGAACTTGCACCTCAAACAGGGAAGCAACAGCCATTACTGAGCAAACccaagtcaggcaaaaaagctgaagagaaatCAGAATTAAAATGCAAGCCCATAACCTCACAGAATACCTCTACAAAGGAGCCTACGAAAGATCTGGGAGTAGAAGTGAAAATCCATCAAGAAACTGCAAAAGCAGAAGAATCCCTGACGGATACCAGTTCTGAGAGGAGAGAATCTGAGTCTGCGTCTTCAGGGGGAAGTGAAAAAGGTGCCCGTCAGTGTACAGGAATGGCACCAGAGGAGAATAAGTCATTGGAAGCTAGCAAAGAGCTTCCCACACAGGATGAAATGATCATTG ATGACAGCCCTTCTCCTCCGGCTCCTTTCGAACACCGCATAGTGAGTGTCAAGCAAACCGAGGTGACAACGTGCTACTCGGTGTGTCATCACGAAGTACTGGGGGG GGGACGTTTTGGGCAAGTTCACAAGTGCACGGAAATATCCACTGGTCTCAACCTGGCAGCCAAAATCATAAAAGTGAAAGGAGCAAAAGAGAGG gaggaagtaaaaaatgaaattaacatcATGAACCAATTAAATCATGTGAATCTGATCCAGCTTTATGATGCTTTTGAAGCCAAAAATAATATCACTTTGGTCATGGAATA TCTTGATGGTGGTGAATTATTTGACCGGATCACAGATGAAAACTACAATTTAACTGAGTTGGATGCAATCCTGTTTACCAAACAGATTTGTGAAGGAGTTCACTACTTGCACCAGCATTATATTCTCCATTTAGATCTGAAG CCTGAAAACATACTATGTGTAAATCACACAGGAAACCAGATTAAAATTATTGACTTTGGATTAGCAAGGAG GTACAAACCTCGTGAGAAACTGAAGGTTAATTTTGGAACTCCAGAGTTCCTGGCTCCTGAAGTGGTGAACTACGACTTTGTTTCCTTCCCAACAGACATGTGGAGTGTAGGCGTCATCACGTATATGTT gcttaGTGGCCTGTCCCCATTCCTGGGAGAAACGGATGCAGAGACAATGAATTATGTGGTCAATTGCAACTGGGATTTTGATGCAGAAGCATTTGAACAGCTATCAGAGGAAGCTAAAGACTTCATTTCCAGATTACTTGTGAAGGAGAAAAG CTGCCGGATGAGTGCAACACAGTGCCTGAAGCACGAGTGGTTGGACAATCTGCCTGCCAAAGCCAAGAAGTCCAAGCTCCGTCTGAAGTCCCAGTTGTTGCTGCAGAGTTACCTGGCTCAAAGAAAATGGAAG aaacatttttatgtgGTGGCTGCTGCTAACAGGCTGAAGAGATTTCAGAGTATGTCTGTGAAGCTTGCGTAA